Proteins found in one Micrococcales bacterium genomic segment:
- the gdhA gene encoding NADP-specific glutamate dehydrogenase, whose product MVESVFNQVKKRDPYQAEFHQAVQEVLASLEPAIARRPEFAEAALLERMVEPERTVTFRVPWVDDTGQVHVNRGFRVQFNSALGPYKGGLRFHPTVNLGIIKFLGFEQVFKNSLTTLAMGGGKGGSDFDPHGRSDLEVMRFCQSFMTELWRHIGPETDVPAGDIGVGAREVGYMFGQYKRLVNRFQAGVLTGKGLNWGGSLARKESTGYGTVIFAQEMLRQRGESMDGQRVTISGSGNVAIYATQKAQALGAFVQAVSDSSGYVVDTAGIDVELLQQIKEVERLRVSDYAERRGGSATFVAKGNIWELETTVALPCATENELHTADAGALVKGGVKIVAEGANMPCTPGAIAAFQEAKVGFGPGKAANAGGVSTSGLEMQQNASRDSWSFEKTEARLTEIMVNIHNACLATADEYGHPGDYVVGANIAGFLKVADTMMDQGLI is encoded by the coding sequence CTGGTCGAATCCGTCTTCAATCAGGTGAAGAAGCGTGATCCATATCAGGCAGAGTTCCACCAGGCCGTTCAAGAGGTTCTGGCATCACTGGAACCGGCTATCGCTCGCCGCCCAGAATTCGCTGAGGCCGCCCTACTTGAGCGTATGGTCGAGCCGGAACGTACTGTCACCTTTCGCGTGCCGTGGGTCGACGACACAGGCCAGGTCCACGTCAACCGCGGTTTCAGGGTCCAGTTCAACTCGGCTCTAGGGCCATATAAGGGTGGTTTGCGATTCCACCCCACTGTCAATTTGGGCATTATCAAATTCCTTGGCTTTGAGCAGGTCTTCAAAAACTCGCTGACCACACTGGCCATGGGCGGTGGCAAAGGCGGCAGTGACTTTGACCCCCACGGTCGCTCAGACCTTGAGGTTATGCGCTTCTGCCAGTCCTTTATGACCGAGCTTTGGCGTCATATTGGACCCGAAACCGACGTGCCGGCTGGTGACATTGGTGTCGGTGCACGCGAGGTTGGTTACATGTTTGGCCAGTACAAGCGCCTGGTCAATCGCTTCCAGGCCGGTGTGCTGACCGGCAAAGGCCTGAACTGGGGCGGCTCGTTGGCGCGCAAGGAATCAACTGGCTACGGCACCGTTATCTTCGCCCAAGAGATGCTGCGTCAGCGCGGCGAATCGATGGATGGCCAGCGGGTGACCATATCCGGTTCAGGTAATGTCGCCATTTATGCCACCCAGAAGGCCCAAGCCCTAGGTGCCTTTGTCCAGGCCGTGTCTGATTCTTCTGGCTATGTCGTTGACACGGCCGGAATCGATGTTGAGCTCCTCCAACAGATTAAGGAAGTTGAGCGTCTGCGGGTTTCGGATTACGCCGAGCGGCGCGGAGGCTCGGCCACGTTTGTGGCCAAGGGCAACATTTGGGAGCTGGAGACCACAGTGGCGTTGCCTTGCGCCACTGAGAACGAGCTTCACACGGCCGATGCCGGTGCTCTAGTTAAAGGTGGCGTCAAGATTGTGGCTGAGGGAGCCAATATGCCTTGTACCCCTGGCGCCATCGCGGCCTTCCAGGAGGCCAAGGTTGGGTTTGGTCCGGGCAAGGCAGCCAACGCCGGCGGAGTGTCCACTTCAGGGCTGGAAATGCAGCAGAACGCTTCGCGCGATTCGTGGAGCTTCGAGAAAACCGAAGCCCGCTTGACCGAAATCATGGTCAACATTCACAACGCCTGCTTGGCTACTGCTGACGAATACGGCCATCCGGGCGACTACGTGGTTGGCGCCAACATCGCTGGTTTCCTAAAGGTGGCCGACACCATGATGGACCAGGGTTTGATCTAG